In Camelus dromedarius isolate mCamDro1 chromosome 16, mCamDro1.pat, whole genome shotgun sequence, the genomic stretch ACATTAATCATAAGCCTTCTGTGAGGTCCTTAGGAGGGACAGAATGATCGTGATTTTATAGATGGTGAGCCGCCAGGTTAGAGAACAGCCCGCCCCTCTGAGCTCTTCAGTGCTTTGGGTCGGATTTGGCTTTTTGTCTGGTTCAGAGTCACACTTTCCTGTGCGCTGCTGTGACCAGGTggaagggtgggaggggctgctggccTGCTGCTCACCTGTAGGGGCGCCTCGTTGCTCAGCCTCGCCGCACTGAGCTGGGGGATAGAGGGCCTTCCTTGGCTGTCAGCCAATTAGGAATTGGTTCCACGTACAGGAAGTGAGCAGTAGCTTTTGTCCTCTGCTGTAGTCTTGGGGGACCAGGGGAGGCTTAGTCTGGTGACATGTTCCAGGACTTCAACTTGAGattgagtgagtgtgtgtgagcccagccaagagcagACAGCCGTCACTCCTCACAAGCCCCCCGGCCCTCAGGGCATACCTACCTGCAGGGTGTGCCGGAAGGTGGGCAGGAGGTCCGTCAGAGTGGGCCTCATGGACCAGTCCGGGTCGCTGAAGTAGCAGCTCCTCAGGCTGATGCTCCTGACCGGGATCTCCTGCAGGAGGATCCGGGCCAAGCGCTCGTGCTTCATGACTCGCTCAAAGAAGAAGTTCACCTTGAGGCTGGTGGCGTGCCTGGCCAGCTTGGCCCAGGACATGCCCCAGATGACCTGGCTGTGGGGGTCATGGACGTGGCACTTCACGTTCATGGTCCAGAGGGTACCGGCATTGTTCTCACACAAGTTCTCCAGCAGCTCATCGGAGATGCAGTTGTAGTTGAGGGTCAGGGACACGAGGCTGCGGAACGTGGCCATGGTCTTGTGGAACTGGAGGCTGCTGTAGACGGCGAGGTGGTGACTGAAGTAGTCCTCGATGTTGAGCTCCGACACCATGCTCTTGCTCCTTAAGTAGCTCAGGGAGTTGAGCACGTGGCAGCCTTGCTCCACGGTGAGCCTGGCCCCCTTCAGGTTGAGATAATCCAGGTGTTTGCCCATCTTCTTCAAGAAGAAGCTCAGGCTTTTGATGAACGAGCTCCTGATGCTGTTCCTCCAGACCAGGCGGTCCAGTTCCAGGTGCTGGATGGAGAGAGACTTCAGGCGGTTGTTACTCTTGCCCAGATATGAGAGAAGCCCTCGCATGGTGACCTGGAACTTCTTGGTTAGGACAGCGTTGTAAGGATTCAGGAATTTGATCTCCAGGTGCTCCAGATAATGACCAAATTTCTTCACATACCAAAGAGCCGACTCGAATTCAGACGCGTGTACCCTGGAAGGTCTCCCACTGAACGTGATGGTTCTGTATCGCCAGAGATCAGCTGAATACATCATCTGGTTCCACTTTCTGCAGACAAGGGCTGCTCTGGACCTGTCCCTGTCTCCCAGCCACCAGAAAACACGACGCAGGCACACATCGGGCAGAGCGGCCCAGCAGCTCTGGTCTTGAGGCTGGATCAGTTGGCTTTCTTCGTCCATCAAGGAACCAGGATGTCCACTACAGCTGAGTGGTAGGCAGGGCTTCCAAAAATGAGGAGAGAAAAGCAATCACTTGTTTTCTGCGGAGAGTGAAAAGGAAGAGCCATTACCTGCCAAACACCTATTAAATAAACCCAATGGAACAAACTTGCACCATTGGCGCCATGTGTAGGTACTGTGCTGGTGCAGGGGGTGCAATAATTAATCCACCAAGCAGTGAACACCTGCAAGAATTCACAGCCTATTGGGGGTCCATCAGGTACACAGACCAGGACTCAATTACAACCCTGTGGGAGAAGTGAAAAGCTTCAGGCATATTCATGGCGCAGGGTAGCGAAAACAAGGGGTGATTAGTTTTGTCTAGGTAAGGAGGAAGTAAAGAAGGCTGCTcagaggaggtggcatctgagctGGGTTTGGTAGGGTGAGTAGGATTTGCAAGGCAGACCAGGTTGGTGGTGGAGGAACTGGTatactccaggcagagggactaaGACGTGCAAAGCCACAGAACTGTGAGCGTATCTGATGTGTTCACACTGTTTGCAACTTAACTTGTGACGGGCAGGGAGTGATGGAATTGGAGCTGAAACAGTGGGAGGTACTGGTTCAAGGGCATCATTCTAAATGCCCTGAATGATACGATAAAGGCTGTGTCCTTGATGGATACCCACTGTCTCCTCTTCTCAAGACTTTAGAATCTGACATCGTCTCTGGATGAGAATCATTGTGTTGGGCGCCATTGCTGTTGGCTGTGTTTATAT encodes the following:
- the LOC116157861 gene encoding F-box only protein 39-like, which produces MDEESQLIQPQDQSCWAALPDVCLRRVFWWLGDRDRSRAALVCRKWNQMMYSADLWRYRTITFSGRPSRVHASEFESALWYVKKFGHYLEHLEIKFLNPYNAVLTKKFQVTMRGLLSYLGKSNNRLKSLSIQHLELDRLVWRNSIRSSFIKSLSFFLKKMGKHLDYLNLKGARLTVEQGCHVLNSLSYLRSKSMVSELNIEDYFSHHLAVYSSLQFHKTMATFRSLVSLTLNYNCISDELLENLCENNAGTLWTMNVKCHVHDPHSQVIWGMSWAKLARHATSLKVNFFFERVMKHERLARILLQEIPVRSISLRSCYFSDPDWSMRPTLTDLLPTFRHTLQKLTFEFNNNHESLDEELHLLILSCRKLFYFKIWAFLDVKFVERILKSQEEGQCALRTLKVRIYTNRCETNEEDRTLREIYRKYRKLIDSELNYFVIAYPMM